In Drosophila innubila isolate TH190305 chromosome 2R unlocalized genomic scaffold, UK_Dinn_1.0 1_C_2R, whole genome shotgun sequence, the following are encoded in one genomic region:
- the LOC117783402 gene encoding maltase A1-like — protein sequence MTLALLRSKAFTTLLSLVLLVDLGQAIQETTTTASTSKDWWETAQFYQIYPRSFKDSDGDGIGDLNGITSKLEYLKDLGVTAAWLSPIFTSPMVDFGYDISDFFDIQPEYGTLDDFRNLIKKANELGLKIILDFVPNHSSDENDWFKKSVKREKGYADYYIWHDGKVNATTGKREPPSNWLQYFRGSAWQWNEERQQYYLHQFAVQQPDLNYRSPDVVAQMKRVLRYWLNEGVAGFRCDTVPTLFEVQPDADGQYPDEAISGITQDPDDRNFLTAKYVEDQPETIDMVYQWRTVLDDYQRIYGGNSSVLLIETYSPAWYTMQFYGNRSVNGAHLPFNFNFISVIEKNGLSAKTVQYSIDLWLQNMPAGRTPNWVLGNHDRRRAASRYGLKHIDAMNMLVMILPGASVTYQGEELGMTDGEISWEDTVDPWACNSNPNIFEQYTRDPERTPFQWTSGTNAGFTQGPTTWLPLAADYKTINVETESAADHSHLTIYKSLTALRRSSKTLQNGNTRYKVLSEDVFVVKRSLSGAASIIYVSNFGSSTVTVNLTEFDKTLPASLGLLIRSLDSKKTDGVKYAIGQLELESGEALVFSTE from the exons atgacattagcTTTGCTTCGGAGTAAAGCGTTTACCACGCTGCTGAGTCTTGTTTTGCTGGTTGACCTCGGCCAGGCTattcaagaaacaacaacaacggctaGCACCTCTAAAGATTGGTGGGAAACAGCGCAGTTCTATCAGATATATCCCCGCTCCTTCAAGGACTCCGACGGCGATGGCATCGGTGATCTCAATGGCATCACCAGCAAACTGGAGTATCTCAAGGATTTGGGGGTGACAGCTGCTTGGTTATCACCAATTTTTACATCTCCCATGGTGGACTTTGGCTACGACATCTCCGACTTTTTCGACATACAGCCGGAGTATGGAACTCTAGATGATTTTCGCAATCTTATAAAGAAAGCCAACGAGCTTGGCCTGAAGATCATTCTAGACTTTGTGCCCAATCATTCGAGTGATGAGAACGATTGGTTTAAGAAGTCTGTGAAGAGGGAAAAGGGATACGCTGATTACTATATATGGCACGATGGTAAGGTGAATGCCACGACTGGAAAACGGGAACCTCCTTCCAACTGGCTGCAATATTTTCGAGGCAGCGCCTGGCAATGGAATGAGGAGCGTCAGCAGTATTATCTGCATCAGTTTGCGGTGCAACAGCCCGATTTGAACTACCGTAGTCCTGATGTTGTGGCTCAAATGAAGCGAGTGTTGCGTTACTGGCTTAATGAGGGCGTGGCGGGATTCAGATGTGATACAGTGCCTACTTTATTTGAGGTGCAGCCAGATGCCGACGGTCAGTATCCCGATGAGGCGATCAGTGGAATCACACAGGACCCAGATGATCGCAATTTTTTGACTGCAAAATACGTAGAGGATCAACCAGAGACCATTGACATGGTTTACCAGTGGCGCACTGTGCTCGACGATTATCAGCGTATTTATGGAGGTAACTCGAGTGTGCTTCTAATTGAGACCTACTCTCCCGCCTGGTATACAATGCAATTCTACGGCAATCGATCCGTGAATGGGGCTCACTTGCCGTTcaacttcaatttcatttctGTGATTGAGAAGAACGGACTGAGTGCGAAGACTGTACAGTATTCTATCGATCTGTGGTTACAGAACATGCCAGCGGGACGCACACCCAATTGGGTG CTGGGTAATCACGATAGACGCAGAGCAGCCAGTCGATATGGCCTGAAGCACATTGATGCTATGAATATGCTGGTCATGATACTGCCAGGTGCCAGTGTAACCTACCAGGGCGAGGAACTGGGCATGACCGATGGTGAAATCAGCTGGGAGGATACTGTGGATCCCTGGGCTTGTAACTCAAACCCTAACATATTCGAGCAGTACACCAGAGATCCAGAACGCACTCCCTTCCAATGGACCAGTGGTACCAATGCGGGTTTCACACAAGGCCCAACCACCTGGCTGCCTCTGGCTGCAGACTACAAGACTATCAATGTGGAAACCGAATCTGCAGCGGATCACTCACATCTCACAATCTACAAGTCGCTAACAGCACTGCGAAGAAGCTCAAAGACGCTACAAAATGGAAATACTAGATACAAGGTGCTCAGCGAGGATGTCTTTGTGGTCAAGCG ATCGCTTTCTGGTGCTGCCAGCATTATCTACGTCTCCAACTTTGGCTCATCAACTGTCACAGTAAATTTGACAGAGTTTGACAAGACATTGCCAGCTTCCTTGGGACTGCTCATACGTAGTTTGGACTCAAAGAAAACTGATGG CGTCAAATATGCCATTGGACAACTTGAACTGGAGTCTGGCGAGGCCTTGGTGTTCAGCACGGAATAA
- the LOC117783413 gene encoding maltase A1-like: protein MTLTLLRNKAFTTLLSAVLLIDLGQACQDSTTTASTSKDWWQTAQFYQIYPRSFKDSDGDGIGDLNGITSKLEYLKDLGVTAAWLSPIFTSPMVDFGYDISDFFDIQPEYGTLDDFRNLIKKANELGLKIILDFVPNHSSDENDWFKKSVKKEKGYADYYIWHDGKVNATTGKREPPTNWLQYFRGSAWQWNEERQQYYLHQFAVQQPDLNYRSPDVVAQMKRVLRYWLNEGVAGFRCDALPPLFEVLPDGEGQYPDEALSGATQDADDRDYLTTKYIENQPETVDMVYQWRTVLDDHQRIHGGSSSVLLIETYSPAWFTMQFYGNRSVNGAHLPFNFNFITVMEKSGLSAKNVQEAIDLWLLNMPAGRTPNWVLGNHDKRRAASRYGLNHIDAMNMLVMILPGASVTYQGEELGMTDGEISWEDTVDPWACNSNPNIFEQYTRDPERTPFQWTSGTNAGFTQGPTTWLPLAADYKTINVETESAAYHSHLTIYKSLTALRRSSKTLQNGNTRYKVLIEDVFVVKRSLSGAASIIYVSNFGSSTVTVNLTEFDKTLPASLGLLIRSLDSKKTDGVKYAIGQLELESGEALVFSTE, encoded by the exons atgacattgaCTTTGCTTCGGAATAAAGCGTTTACCACGCTGCTGAGTGCTGTTTTACTGATTGACCTCGGCCAGGCTTGCCAGGattcaacaacaacggcaagcACTTCTAAAGATTGGTGGCAAACAGCGCAGTTCTATCAGATATATCCCCGCTCCTTCAAGGACTCCGACGGCGATGGCATCGGTGACCTGAATGGCATCACCAGCAAACTGGAGTATCTCAAGGATTTGGGGGTGACTGCTGCTTGGTTATCACCAATTTTCACATCTCCCATGGTGGACTTTGGCTACGACATCTCCGACTTTTTCGACATACAGCCGGAATATGGAACCCTGGATGATTTTCGCAATCTCATAAAGAAAGCCAACGAGCTTGGCCTGAAGATCATTCTAGACTTTGTGCCCAATCATTCGAGTGATGAGAACGATTGGTTTAAGAAGTCTGTGAAGAAGGAAAAAGGATACGCTGATTACTATATATGGCACGATGGTAAGGTGAATGCCACGACTGGAAAACGGGAACCTCCGACGAATTGGCTGCAATACTTTCGAGGCAGCGCCTGGCAATGGAATGAGGAGCGTCAGCAGTATTATCTGCATCAGTTTGCGGTGCAACAGCCCGACTTGAATTACCGTAGTCCTGATGTTGTGGCTCAAATGAAGCGAGTGTTGCGTTACTGGCTTAATGAGGGCGTGGCGGGATTCAGATGCGATGCTCTGCCTCCTCTATTTGAGGTACTACCAGATGGCGAGGGTCAGTATCCCGATGAGGCGTTGAGTGGGGCCACACAGGATGCTGATGATCGCGATTATTTGACGACGAAATACATTGAAAATCAACCAGAGACCGTGGACATGGTTTACCAGTGGCGCACTGTGCTCGATGATCATCAGCGTATTCATGGAGGTAGCTCGAGTGTGCTGCTTATTGAGACCTACTCCCCCGCCTGGTTCACGATGCAGTTTTACGGCAATCGGTCCGTGAATGGGGCTCACTTGCCGTTCAACTTCAATTTCATTACAGTAATGGAGAAGAGCGGACTGAGTGCTAAAAATGTACAGGAGGCTATTGATCTATGGCTACTGAATATGCCAGCGGGACGCACACCCAATTGGGTG CTGGGTAATCACGATAAACGCAGGGCTGCAAGTCGATATGGCCTGAATCACATTGATGCTATGAATATGCTGGTCATGATACTGCCAGGTGCCAGTGTAACCTACCAGGGCGAGGAACTGGGCATGACCGATGGTGAAATCAGCTGGGAGGACACTGTGGATCCCTGGGCTTGTAACTCAAACCCTAACATATTCGAGCAGTACACCAGAGATCCAGAGCGCACTCCCTTCCAATGGACCAGTGGTACCAATGCGGGTTTCACACAAGGCCCAACCACCTGGCTGCCTCTGGCTGCAGATTACAAGACTATCAATGTGGAAACCGAGTCTGCAGCGTATCACTCACATCTCACCATCTACAAGTCGCTAACAGCACTGCGAAGAAGCTCAAAGACGCTACAAAATGGAAATACTAGATACAAGGTGCTCATCGAGGATGTCTTTGTGGTCAAGCG ATCGCTTTCTGGTGCTGCCAGCATTATCTACGTCTCCAACTTTGGCTCATCAACTGTCACAGTAAATTTGACAGAATTTGACAAGACATTGCCAGCTTCCTTGGGACTGCTCATCCGTAGTTTGGACTCAAAGAAAACTGATGG CGTCAAATATGCCATTGGACAACTTGAACTGGAGTCTGGCGAGGCCTTGGTGTTCAGCACGGAATAA